The nucleotide window CGGTACGAAACTGACCAGAATTCTCGACAGCTATGGGCCGAACCCGATCAGCCTGCAGTCGTCGTCGCGCGCTGCCGAACAGAGCGATGCCGCGCCGTTCTCGAACATGATCCACGCGCCGGTGCTGCTCGACACGTCCGGCCCGTACAAATCCTATTCCGGTGACTTGCTGCTGGTCGACAGCGACAAGACCTTCTCTGGTACGCCGCTGGTTATCAGCAGCGATGGCCCGTATCAGTCGTTCTCCGGAACACCGTTGTTGCTCGACAGCAGCGGCCCATACAAGTCCTTCTCAGGGACTCCTCTGTTGGTGGACACCAGCGGTCCGTACAAGTCGTACTCGGGCGAGCCGCTGTTGATCAACAACTCCACACCCTTCTCCTCCTGGCTGGGCCTGCCAGTGCTACTCTAAGTAAAGGAATCGACCATGAGCGAAGAATACAAAGGACACTCTGGACATCCGCTGATCCTCAAGCAGGAAGGCGAGTACAAGAGCTATTCGGGTGAGCCGCTGATCCTGAAGCAGGAAGGCGAGTACAAGAGCTACTCCGGTACGCCGCTGATCCTCGAGCAGAAGGGCGAGTATCAGAGCTTCTCCGGTACGCCGCTGATCCTGAAAGACGAGGGCGAGTATCGGGGCTTCTCCGGTATGCCGCTGATCCTGAAGCAGGAAGGCGAGTACAAGTCGTACTCCGGCTATCCGCTGCTGCTCAACATCTGAGCCAGTCGGCCACACAGGTTCCATGACGCCGCGGGCAGCAATGCCCGCGGCGCCGTGCGTTTGAGTCGCAAGAAATTGCTGGGCAAAGCCGCCCGCAGCCGTCATTCTGTTTCCAACGACACAAGAAAAGTCGAGGAAACATGACCCACTCTGCTTCCGCCGCGCCCGGCCGCGACGGCGCAGCGGCGTCCGCGCCGTTCAGCGATCACGCTCCCCGTTCCGATTGCGAACATATCGATGTGCTGGTTGTCGGCGCCGGAATTTCCGGCATCGGCGCCGCCTACCACCTGACCACGCAGTGCCCCGACACCCGTTTCGTCGTGCTGGAGGCGCAGGACGGGTTCGGCGGCACCTGGCGCACCCACCGCTATCCCGGCATCCGCTCCGACAGCGATCTCTACACCTTCGGCTATCGCTTCAAGCCCTGGACCGGCAAGCCGATCGCCACCGCCGCCGAGATCCGCGACTATCTCGGCGAGGTGATCGCCGATCACGATCTTGCCCGCCACATCCGCTACCGTCACCGCATCGTTTCGGCGAGCTGGTCGAGCGAGGATGCGTGCTGGACGATCGAAGCGCTACGCGGCGAGGGCGGCGAGACGGTGCGCTTCACCGCCAACTTCCTGTGGATGTGCCAGGGCTACTATCGCCACAGCGAAGGCTACACCCCGGAATGGCCGGGCATGGCCGAGTTCAAGGGGCGGATCGTGCATCCGCAGACCTGGCCCGACGATCTCGACGTCGCTGGCAAGCGGGTGATCGTGATCGGTTCGGGGGCGACCGCGGCCACCCTGGTGCCGTCGATCGCGCCCACCGCGGCGCACGTCACCGTGCTGCAGCGCTCGCCGACCTATTTCATTCCCGGCCGCAACAAGATCGAGATCGCCGATACGCTGCGGGAACTCGGGGTGGCCGAGGATTGGATCCACGAGATCGTCCGTCGCAAGATCCTGTTCGATCAAGCGACCTTCACCCGCCGCTCGATGAGCGAGCCCGAGGTGGTGAAGCAGGAACTGCTCGCCGGCGTTCGCGCCCATCTCGGCCCCGATGCCGACCTTGATCCACACTTCACGCCGAGCTACCGGCCGTGGCGGCAGCGTATCGCCTTCGTTCCCGATGGCGATCTGTTCAAGGCGATCGCATCGGGCAGGGCCTCGGTGGTCACCGACGAGATCGAGTGCTTCACCGAGACCGGTATGATGTTGAAGTCCGGCGAGGCGCTCGCAGCCGACATCGTCGTCACCGCCACCGGTTTCAATCTCAATGTGCTCGGCGACATCGCGTTCTCGGTCGACGGCGCGCCGCTGGATTTCGCCGAGACCGTCACCTATCGCGGCATGATGTTTACCGGCGTTCCGAACATGGCCTGGGTATTCGGCTATTTCCGCGCGAGCTGGACGCTGCGTGCCGATCTGGTCGCCGATTTCGTCTGCCGGCTGCTGAGCCACATGAGGGAGAACGCCTATCGCAGCGTGGTACCGGCGCTGCGTCCGGAGGATCGCGACATGGCGCTGTTGCCGTGGATCGACCCGGAGAACTTCAACCCCGGTTACCTGATGCGCGGCATGCACCTGTTGCCCAAGCGCGGCAATAAACCCGAGTGGCAGCACAGCCAGGACTATTGGACGGAGAAGGACCAGTTTCCTGCGATCGATCTGACCGACCCGGCGTTCGTGTATGCGGCATGACGCCGCGCGCCGTTGTCACAAAACCTGCGTGGACGGCTGTCGCCAATTCGACAGCCGAATCGCCGGAACACGGCATGGTTAAGCGTTCGTGAGTTCCCCGGACGGCCAGTAAGCTGCGGCATTTGTTCGCGTATTTGCCGCCACACAGAGCTGTGAAGCCGGGAAAGGCCTGCGGGATCAGGCGGTTCCCTACTGTGTGACATTGCGCCGCCATCCCCCCATGTTGTGATGCACAAATTAGCGATTAACATCTGTTCACCAGTCGTCTCCACGATCGGGTCGGTTGTCGGCGCCTTGCTGTCGCCGATGGTCCGCGCCTTGCTTGATCGCGTTGAGGCGCACCACACGAGGTTTCAGATGCGGGGTATGACGAGGTTTGGGTTGACGGCGCTGGCGCTCGCCTGTTTGTCGCCGACGCTGGCCGGCTGCAACGAGCCGTCCGTCGCGAGCGCGTCATCGCCCGAGAAACCGGAAGTCAGCATCGTCACGATCAAGGCGCATCCGCGCTCGATCGTCCGCGAACTGCCGGGACGGATCGCTCCGGTCCGGGTCGCCGACGTGCGTCCGCGGGTGTCGGGAATCATCCTGCGACGGATGTTCCAGCAGGGCAGCGAGGTCAAGATCGGCGATCCGTTGTATCAGATCGATCCGCGGCCGTTCGAGGTCGAGTTGAAGGCCGCCGAGGCCGCGCTCGCCAAGGCGACCGCCGCGCGCGATCAGGCCGACATGCATGCCAAGCGCGTGTCGACGCTGGCGAACGAGCAGGCGGCGTCCCGCGCCGCCAGCGAGGTCGCCATCAGCAATTTGCGCCAGGCCGCCGCCGAGGTCGCGGTGCGTGAGGCCGAGGTCGCCCGCGCCAAGCTCAATCTCGAATACGCCACCATTCGGGCGCCGATCAGCGGCCGGATCGGCGCGGCGCTGGTCAGCGAAGGCGCGCTGGTGGTGCAGAACGACTCCACCAGCCTCGCCACCATCCAGCAGCTCGACCACGTCTATGCCGACTTCACCCAGCCGGTGTCGGAGATGGCGCGGCTGCGCCGTGCGTTCGATTCCGGCGAGCTCGACCAGATCGCCCCCGACGCGGTGCGCGCGCATCTCGTCCTCGACGACGGCACGCACTATCCGGAGCACGGCAAGT belongs to Rhodopseudomonas palustris and includes:
- a CDS encoding flavin-containing monooxygenase, whose translation is MTHSASAAPGRDGAAASAPFSDHAPRSDCEHIDVLVVGAGISGIGAAYHLTTQCPDTRFVVLEAQDGFGGTWRTHRYPGIRSDSDLYTFGYRFKPWTGKPIATAAEIRDYLGEVIADHDLARHIRYRHRIVSASWSSEDACWTIEALRGEGGETVRFTANFLWMCQGYYRHSEGYTPEWPGMAEFKGRIVHPQTWPDDLDVAGKRVIVIGSGATAATLVPSIAPTAAHVTVLQRSPTYFIPGRNKIEIADTLRELGVAEDWIHEIVRRKILFDQATFTRRSMSEPEVVKQELLAGVRAHLGPDADLDPHFTPSYRPWRQRIAFVPDGDLFKAIASGRASVVTDEIECFTETGMMLKSGEALAADIVVTATGFNLNVLGDIAFSVDGAPLDFAETVTYRGMMFTGVPNMAWVFGYFRASWTLRADLVADFVCRLLSHMRENAYRSVVPALRPEDRDMALLPWIDPENFNPGYLMRGMHLLPKRGNKPEWQHSQDYWTEKDQFPAIDLTDPAFVYAA
- a CDS encoding efflux RND transporter periplasmic adaptor subunit; this encodes MRGMTRFGLTALALACLSPTLAGCNEPSVASASSPEKPEVSIVTIKAHPRSIVRELPGRIAPVRVADVRPRVSGIILRRMFQQGSEVKIGDPLYQIDPRPFEVELKAAEAALAKATAARDQADMHAKRVSTLANEQAASRAASEVAISNLRQAAAEVAVREAEVARAKLNLEYATIRAPISGRIGAALVSEGALVVQNDSTSLATIQQLDHVYADFTQPVSEMARLRRAFDSGELDQIAPDAVRAHLVLDDGTHYPEHGKLLFSDAKVDAYTGQVTLRAEFDNPKRDLLPGMYVRVRIEQGIDADAIAVPEQAVQRNSGGGSEVFVVKPDNRVAVQAVRLGPQQDGQWLVLDGLKPGERVVVEGFQKFAAGDTVTPVSVGERRSAAVLPETTGSVQAVR